A portion of the Acidisoma sp. PAMC 29798 genome contains these proteins:
- a CDS encoding pyridoxal phosphate-dependent aminotransferase, with protein MPALAARLGRAETAAAVLMSTRAREMRAAGHDVISLAIGEPDFPTPPVAIEAAHRAALDGLTKYPPVDGTAALKAAVQRKFQRDQRLDFPLNQIMVSNGGKQAIFNAFAATLDEGDEVVIPSPYWSSYALTAQLLGGVSVLVSCPENNGFRLRPEDLDAAITSRTKWVVLNSPNNPTGAAYDAAQLGALAAVLRKHPQVWIFSDEIYEHLRYDGLGSVSLAAVAPDLVDRILVMSGVSKSYAMTGWRIGFCGGPLALIRAMTVIQSHATAGISTIGQAAAAAVLDAPQDVVTEMVTAYHRRRDLVVGLLRQAPGLTCAVPEGAFYVFPSVAGCIGKRSAGGRMIDTDRDFAMALLEETYVALVHGGAFGMSPHVRISYATDDASLIEACARIKGFCEGLD; from the coding sequence ATGCCCGCACTCGCCGCGCGGCTCGGTCGCGCGGAAACGGCCGCCGCCGTGCTGATGTCCACGCGTGCGCGGGAGATGCGCGCCGCCGGGCATGACGTCATCTCTCTCGCGATCGGTGAGCCGGATTTTCCGACCCCGCCGGTCGCGATCGAGGCCGCCCATCGCGCGGCGCTGGATGGACTGACGAAATATCCGCCCGTCGATGGCACGGCCGCCCTCAAGGCGGCGGTGCAGCGGAAATTTCAGCGTGACCAGAGGCTCGATTTCCCGCTCAACCAGATCATGGTGAGCAATGGCGGCAAGCAGGCGATCTTCAACGCCTTCGCGGCGACCCTCGATGAGGGTGATGAGGTGGTTATCCCCTCACCCTATTGGTCATCCTATGCCTTGACCGCGCAACTTCTCGGCGGCGTTTCGGTGCTGGTGTCCTGCCCCGAGAATAACGGCTTTCGTTTGCGGCCTGAGGATCTGGACGCGGCGATCACCTCCCGCACCAAATGGGTGGTGTTGAATTCACCCAACAATCCGACCGGCGCCGCCTATGACGCCGCGCAACTGGGTGCCTTGGCGGCGGTGCTGCGAAAGCATCCGCAGGTCTGGATTTTCTCAGACGAGATCTACGAACATCTTCGCTATGATGGTTTGGGCTCGGTCAGTCTCGCGGCTGTGGCACCGGACCTTGTGGACCGCATTCTCGTCATGTCCGGCGTGTCGAAGAGCTATGCCATGACCGGCTGGCGGATCGGTTTCTGCGGCGGGCCATTGGCCCTGATCCGCGCCATGACGGTGATCCAAAGCCATGCGACGGCTGGCATTTCAACCATCGGCCAGGCGGCGGCGGCGGCCGTGCTCGACGCCCCGCAGGACGTGGTAACCGAGATGGTCACGGCCTATCACCGTCGCCGCGATCTGGTGGTGGGATTGCTGCGCCAGGCGCCAGGCCTGACTTGCGCCGTGCCCGAGGGCGCCTTCTATGTCTTTCCCTCCGTCGCTGGCTGCATCGGCAAGCGCAGCGCGGGTGGCCGGATGATCGACACGGACCGCGATTTCGCGATGGCTTTGCTGGAGGAGACCTATGTCGCCCTGGTCCATGGCGGCGCCTTCGGCATGAGCCCACACGTACGCATCAGCTACGCGACGGACGATGCGTCCCTGATCGAAGCCTGTGCGCGGATCAAGGGGTTTTGCGAGGGGCTGGATTGA
- a CDS encoding alpha/beta hydrolase family protein — MTHRMRRFIILLICTTALFVRPAGAVGFQTTTVPDPPFAPLAVGIWYPSDVPAPAEPNALVHQALALNGSVSGHHLPLVIISHGKGGWLGGHADTAFALAEAGFVAVAVTHTGDNRFDETAPASRWMVDRPRHISRVIDYMLGHWSDHDRLDPKRIGIFGFSAGAYTALVSIGGVPDMAAAAAHCAADPSEFACTLGTSKGRHTARDWVHDPRIMAAVVVAPGFGFAFGGDALAHVTVPVQLWAASEDRNVPYRSNTAIVRRALPRPPDFHRVDGAGHFAFMQPCNPKLRLALPKIWEMVCVDPPGFDRARFHHQFNDAIVAFFLKSLSAP, encoded by the coding sequence ATGACCCATCGTATGCGACGTTTCATCATACTCCTCATCTGCACGACCGCGCTGTTCGTTCGACCGGCCGGTGCTGTCGGATTTCAGACTACCACTGTTCCCGATCCACCTTTCGCGCCACTGGCCGTGGGCATTTGGTATCCGAGTGATGTCCCCGCGCCGGCGGAACCGAACGCACTGGTTCATCAGGCACTCGCACTGAACGGCAGCGTGTCGGGTCATCACCTGCCGCTCGTTATCATCTCGCACGGCAAGGGCGGTTGGCTGGGAGGACATGCCGATACAGCCTTCGCGCTCGCTGAGGCGGGCTTCGTGGCGGTGGCCGTGACCCATACCGGCGATAATCGCTTTGACGAAACTGCACCCGCCAGCAGATGGATGGTCGATCGCCCCAGGCATATCAGCCGCGTCATCGACTATATGCTCGGCCATTGGTCCGACCATGATCGGCTCGACCCCAAGCGCATCGGGATATTCGGCTTCTCCGCGGGCGCCTACACCGCCTTGGTGTCGATCGGTGGTGTCCCGGATATGGCCGCCGCAGCGGCGCATTGTGCCGCCGATCCCAGTGAGTTCGCCTGCACGCTTGGGACGTCAAAGGGCCGTCACACTGCGCGTGATTGGGTCCACGATCCGCGGATCATGGCCGCCGTGGTGGTGGCGCCGGGATTCGGTTTTGCATTCGGGGGCGACGCGCTGGCTCATGTCACTGTCCCGGTGCAGCTCTGGGCGGCATCGGAGGACCGCAACGTCCCCTATCGCTCGAACACGGCCATCGTTCGACGGGCGCTACCGCGACCTCCCGACTTCCATAGGGTCGATGGCGCCGGCCACTTCGCGTTTATGCAGCCATGTAACCCGAAGCTGAGACTGGCTCTTCCGAAGATTTGGGAGATGGTGTGCGTCGATCCTCCGGGCTTTGACCGCGCCCGATTTCATCACCAGTTTAACGATGCGATCGTCGCGTTCTTCCTGAAGTCACTGTCGGCACCATGA
- a CDS encoding alpha/beta hydrolase family protein, whose amino-acid sequence MLVLILALSVAGNAAVAAAPPSNQGAVVGVKIIAVSVPERGADIDVTLWYPATGPGRSILVGVGSPLFQGTAALAGAAMAKGRWPLIILSQGGLRSGANIGAWMASRLAAGGFMVAMLRQPDPTRLTDAQTLPELWLRPADVSAALTGILGDGALSTRIDQNQIGVLGFQIGGTAALSLAGGLLDDARVRASCDAGGVGVDCGRFRKAGLDLHTVRLPQLGRSNFDTRIKAIVVIDPEFSRSFTPRSLAHISIPVGLINLGNPGTMWPGLNAEGLTRFIPQARYAVLFDALQYSAFPECKPGASARLRETGEEAICDDTKGGRTRALIHAALAQSVGAIFRSDFAAD is encoded by the coding sequence ATGCTTGTTTTAATCCTCGCGCTGTCCGTTGCCGGAAATGCGGCGGTCGCGGCGGCGCCGCCATCTAATCAAGGCGCGGTCGTCGGGGTGAAGATCATCGCAGTTTCCGTCCCGGAACGCGGTGCCGACATAGATGTCACCCTCTGGTATCCGGCGACTGGACCGGGCCGGAGCATCCTCGTCGGCGTTGGCAGCCCGTTATTCCAGGGGACAGCTGCCTTGGCCGGAGCTGCCATGGCGAAAGGGCGCTGGCCGCTGATCATCCTGTCGCAGGGCGGGTTGCGGTCCGGCGCCAATATCGGCGCATGGATGGCGTCCCGCCTTGCGGCCGGCGGGTTCATGGTCGCAATGCTGCGCCAACCGGACCCCACGCGCCTGACAGACGCGCAAACCTTGCCCGAACTCTGGCTCCGTCCGGCGGATGTTTCAGCGGCGTTGACGGGAATTTTGGGCGACGGCGCTCTGTCCACCCGGATCGATCAGAACCAGATCGGTGTATTGGGCTTTCAGATTGGTGGCACGGCCGCGCTGTCTCTCGCGGGCGGACTGCTGGATGATGCGCGTGTCAGAGCGTCTTGTGACGCAGGCGGCGTCGGTGTGGATTGCGGTCGTTTCCGCAAAGCGGGTCTCGATCTGCATACCGTCCGTCTTCCCCAGCTTGGCCGTTCAAATTTCGATACGCGCATCAAGGCGATCGTCGTGATCGATCCAGAATTCAGTCGCAGTTTCACGCCGAGGAGCCTTGCGCATATTTCGATCCCGGTCGGCCTCATCAACCTGGGCAACCCTGGCACGATGTGGCCGGGTCTGAACGCGGAAGGGCTGACACGCTTCATCCCGCAGGCCCGATACGCGGTCCTGTTCGATGCCCTCCAGTATAGTGCCTTTCCAGAGTGCAAGCCGGGAGCGTCCGCCAGACTAAGAGAGACTGGGGAGGAAGCGATCTGTGACGACACAAAGGGCGGACGGACTCGCGCACTGATTCATGCAGCGCTTGCGCAGAGTGTTGGCGCGATATTTCGCTCCGACTTCGCAGCCGATTAG
- a CDS encoding helix-turn-helix domain-containing protein yields the protein MLFVPLPFVAAAFLAVLFASIVRRDEAQAGNRAFLTLIAACAVQSALMGLRWGYGVEAIRSVMPIVAAALPPLVYASFGSLTAPSTTHRPPIAWMHLVPACVVGSLVAFWRQPIDATLIAIDFGYAAALLWVARSGPDGLRHARLEVGLSAYRALQLAAAALVASALIDAFIAWDVAWTHGAHAAQVISVADLIGLFALGYAASVAGKSRPESEPVAAPQTTPLIDNQEDHAVLATIDDLMRTQKLFRDANLNLDRLARKAGMPARRISMAINQLTTRNVSQYVNDHRIAAACDLLKTTSLAVTTIMFDVGFQTKSNFNREFRRVTGTNPSDWRTQSGSVSGDEHRNADLSDCGTTPSRVS from the coding sequence ATGCTTTTTGTCCCGCTGCCCTTCGTGGCCGCCGCCTTTCTCGCGGTCCTCTTCGCCTCCATCGTCAGACGCGACGAGGCGCAAGCCGGAAACCGCGCCTTTCTCACCCTCATCGCCGCGTGTGCTGTCCAATCGGCGCTCATGGGTTTGCGCTGGGGCTATGGCGTCGAAGCCATCCGCTCCGTCATGCCGATCGTGGCGGCAGCACTCCCGCCGCTGGTCTATGCGAGCTTCGGCAGCCTGACCGCCCCAAGCACGACCCATCGTCCTCCCATCGCCTGGATGCATCTCGTGCCGGCCTGCGTCGTCGGTTCGCTGGTCGCGTTCTGGCGGCAGCCGATCGACGCCACCCTCATCGCCATCGATTTCGGCTACGCGGCAGCGCTTCTCTGGGTGGCCCGATCCGGTCCGGACGGCTTGAGACATGCCCGGCTTGAGGTCGGGCTATCGGCGTATCGGGCGCTTCAGCTTGCGGCGGCGGCCCTGGTCGCCTCCGCCCTGATCGACGCGTTCATCGCCTGGGATGTTGCATGGACACACGGAGCCCACGCCGCCCAGGTCATCTCGGTCGCCGATCTTATCGGCCTATTTGCGCTTGGCTATGCCGCATCCGTTGCGGGTAAGAGTCGGCCTGAGTCCGAGCCGGTTGCCGCCCCTCAGACCACCCCGCTCATCGACAATCAGGAGGATCACGCAGTCCTCGCGACGATCGACGACCTCATGCGAACGCAAAAGTTATTCCGGGACGCCAATCTCAATCTTGACCGCCTTGCGCGGAAGGCCGGCATGCCCGCACGGCGGATCTCCATGGCCATCAATCAACTGACGACCAGAAACGTCTCCCAGTATGTCAACGACCATCGTATCGCCGCGGCCTGCGATCTGTTGAAAACGACGTCGCTCGCAGTGACCACTATCATGTTCGACGTCGGCTTTCAGACGAAGTCCAATTTCAATCGCGAATTTCGGCGCGTGACAGGAACGAACCCAAGCGATTGGCGAACCCAATCTGGGTCGGTGAGCGGCGACGAGCATCGCAACGCGGATCTTTCAGACTGTGGAACAACACCGTCACGCGTTTCGTAA
- a CDS encoding DUF2218 domain-containing protein, which produces MADTTDRALLVSEAWWATPISARYMAQLCKHFAHKIAVTLNERDGRMVFAFGTCDAIAEETGLRLRASAPGEDELHQLEDVIIRHLQRFAFRDLTEEAAAAIPWVRH; this is translated from the coding sequence ATGGCGGACACAACGGACCGCGCGCTTCTAGTATCCGAGGCGTGGTGGGCGACGCCGATCAGCGCCCGCTACATGGCCCAGCTCTGCAAGCATTTCGCGCATAAAATCGCGGTAACGCTGAATGAGCGGGACGGGCGGATGGTTTTCGCCTTCGGCACCTGCGACGCGATCGCCGAGGAGACGGGGCTGCGGCTACGGGCTTCGGCGCCGGGCGAGGACGAACTGCATCAGCTGGAGGATGTGATCATCCGGCATTTGCAGCGCTTTGCCTTCCGAGACCTGACGGAGGAAGCGGCGGCGGCGATTCCTTGGGTTAGGCATTGA
- a CDS encoding PadR family transcriptional regulator — protein MFGHHRGGFGRRFARDDEAQPEGRHDRGHHGRGRGFMQEGGGRSRVFDQGELRFVLLALIAEQPRHGYEIIKAIEDRLGGSYSPSPGVIYPTLTLLNELGYATVSETGGGRKLYTITEEGRAHLAENKPMVDAVFARMARASASTSGGRAPQVMRAIENMKLALRMRLSRGPLADGEAQAIADALDAAARAIEQA, from the coding sequence ATGTTTGGACATCATCGCGGTGGCTTCGGCCGCCGATTTGCGAGAGACGACGAGGCGCAGCCCGAGGGTCGTCACGACAGAGGGCACCACGGCCGCGGGCGTGGCTTCATGCAGGAAGGCGGCGGCCGAAGCCGGGTCTTCGACCAGGGCGAGCTCCGCTTCGTGCTGCTGGCCCTGATCGCGGAGCAGCCGCGGCACGGCTACGAAATCATCAAGGCGATCGAGGATCGTCTTGGTGGCAGCTACAGCCCGAGCCCAGGCGTCATCTACCCGACGCTGACCCTGCTCAATGAATTGGGCTATGCAACGGTCAGCGAAACCGGTGGCGGGCGGAAACTCTATACGATCACCGAAGAGGGCCGTGCCCATCTGGCGGAGAACAAGCCGATGGTCGATGCGGTCTTCGCGCGCATGGCGCGGGCCTCGGCCTCGACTTCCGGCGGTCGCGCGCCTCAGGTGATGCGCGCCATCGAGAATATGAAGTTGGCGCTGCGGATGCGCCTGTCGCGCGGCCCATTGGCGGACGGAGAGGCGCAGGCCATCGCCGATGCGCTGGATGCGGCGGCCCGCGCCATTGAACAGGCTTAG
- a CDS encoding benzoate/H(+) symporter BenE family transporter, with product MRGTIWEEMSLQATMAGVLAAFVGFGGSFAVVVSGLRAAGASPAQAASGLLALSVVMGLCGIYVSTRTRIPISVAWSTPGAALLASAPPVHGGYGYAVGAFVVCGCLIILTGLWSPLGRAVAAIPRSLVSAMLAGVVFSLCLAPILGLREKPLFIVIILAVWLVVSRIRRVLAVPAAVVVAIGLAALTLHGDGRPLSLLPHLVWVTPRFSLSAVISVALPMFVVTMAGQNIPGFAVLNLNGYRPRPGPILTVTGISSLLAAPFGGNAINLAAITAALCAGHEAHPDPARRWWAGAVNGGVYVIFGLLSGVITTFVALSSPVLIFAVAGVALFGVLGVSLANAAAEPADRDAAMVTFLLSASGLHLAGIGGAFWGLIGGGAILAVQRYRKLT from the coding sequence ATGCGCGGGACGATTTGGGAAGAGATGTCGCTTCAGGCGACAATGGCGGGCGTGCTGGCGGCGTTCGTGGGGTTTGGCGGGTCCTTCGCGGTGGTGGTGAGCGGCCTGCGCGCAGCAGGGGCTAGCCCCGCCCAAGCGGCATCCGGGCTGTTGGCGTTGTCGGTCGTCATGGGCCTCTGCGGCATCTATGTCAGCACGCGGACGCGCATCCCGATCAGCGTCGCCTGGTCCACACCCGGCGCCGCCCTCCTCGCCAGCGCCCCGCCGGTCCATGGCGGCTATGGCTATGCCGTGGGTGCCTTCGTCGTGTGTGGATGTCTCATCATCCTGACCGGCCTCTGGTCACCACTCGGGCGTGCCGTCGCGGCCATCCCCCGCTCCCTGGTCAGTGCCATGCTCGCCGGTGTGGTGTTCAGCCTGTGTTTGGCGCCCATCCTCGGCCTCCGCGAAAAGCCGCTCTTCATCGTGATCATTCTGGCGGTCTGGCTGGTCGTTAGCCGCATTCGGCGCGTGCTCGCGGTGCCGGCGGCGGTGGTCGTGGCCATTGGCCTCGCGGCACTCACGCTGCATGGCGACGGTAGACCCCTCTCGCTGCTGCCCCATTTGGTTTGGGTGACGCCGCGCTTCTCGCTTTCGGCCGTCATCAGCGTGGCGCTGCCGATGTTCGTCGTCACCATGGCGGGGCAGAACATTCCCGGATTCGCTGTGCTGAACCTCAACGGCTACCGCCCGCGTCCTGGACCCATCCTGACGGTCACGGGCATCTCCAGCCTTTTGGCCGCGCCCTTCGGCGGGAACGCCATCAACCTCGCGGCGATCACGGCGGCGCTTTGCGCCGGGCATGAGGCGCATCCCGACCCTGCGCGGCGCTGGTGGGCCGGGGCCGTGAATGGCGGCGTCTATGTCATTTTCGGCCTGCTCTCAGGTGTGATCACCACCTTTGTGGCGCTCAGCTCGCCGGTACTGATCTTCGCCGTGGCGGGTGTCGCCCTGTTCGGCGTTCTCGGCGTGTCGCTCGCCAATGCGGCGGCCGAGCCCGCCGACCGCGACGCGGCGATGGTGACGTTTCTTCTGTCTGCCTCTGGGCTGCATCTGGCCGGCATCGGCGGGGCCTTCTGGGGCCTGATCGGAGGCGGTGCCATTTTGGCCGTACAGCGATATCGAAAACTAACTTAG
- a CDS encoding LacI family DNA-binding transcriptional regulator: protein MRQKAELQPAALVTSEVAPRPTIRDVARVAGVAVSTVSYVVNDSGHVSPETRLRVTSAIRALRYEPNTMARNLKTGKASSIGLIAPDLANPYFAAVAAGVQEAAQASDILLVLCTTQSQPHWEDYYSHVVRARRLDGLIFLSGSGMLTASLLELIQRGLVVLVDEKLPGLDVPAVTSNNRRGARAVAGHVLDMGHRRIGIIGGPPQLWTAEQRLSGYREALAGAGIDPDGVPILHGDYQQASGMVAARALLDVPAAERPTALLCANDMMAIGAMLCCREMGLRIPGDVSVVGFDDIPMAELMEPGLTSVRQSGHALGRAACRLLLRRINPHDGKDEEEVITNQPTTLIPRGSVGAPARQP from the coding sequence ATGAGGCAAAAGGCGGAGCTGCAACCGGCCGCCCTCGTGACGTCGGAGGTGGCACCCCGGCCGACCATTCGTGATGTCGCCCGCGTGGCCGGCGTGGCCGTCAGCACGGTCAGCTACGTCGTCAATGACAGTGGCCATGTGTCGCCCGAAACCCGTTTGCGTGTCACCAGCGCGATCCGAGCCCTGCGCTATGAGCCGAATACCATGGCGCGCAATCTCAAGACCGGAAAAGCCTCGTCGATCGGCCTGATCGCGCCCGATCTCGCCAATCCTTATTTCGCCGCCGTCGCCGCCGGGGTGCAGGAAGCGGCCCAGGCGAGCGACATCTTGCTCGTCCTTTGCACCACCCAATCCCAGCCCCATTGGGAGGATTATTATAGTCATGTCGTCCGCGCCCGCAGGTTGGACGGGCTGATTTTTCTCAGCGGCAGCGGCATGCTGACGGCGTCTTTGCTGGAACTGATCCAGCGCGGTCTGGTCGTCCTCGTCGATGAAAAGCTTCCCGGCCTGGATGTGCCTGCCGTCACGTCCAACAATCGCCGTGGCGCGCGCGCCGTGGCTGGGCATGTCCTGGATATGGGCCATCGGCGCATCGGCATTATCGGTGGTCCGCCCCAGCTCTGGACCGCCGAACAGCGCCTGTCGGGGTATCGGGAGGCGCTGGCAGGCGCCGGCATCGATCCCGATGGCGTGCCGATCTTGCATGGAGACTATCAGCAAGCCTCGGGCATGGTCGCCGCCCGCGCGCTGCTCGATGTGCCGGCAGCCGAACGGCCGACCGCGCTGCTCTGTGCGAATGACATGATGGCCATCGGCGCCATGCTCTGCTGCCGTGAGATGGGATTGCGCATTCCGGGGGACGTAAGCGTCGTCGGCTTCGACGACATTCCGATGGCCGAGTTGATGGAACCCGGCCTCACCTCCGTCCGCCAAAGCGGCCATGCCTTGGGCCGTGCTGCTTGCCGGTTGCTGTTGCGGCGGATCAATCCGCATGACGGCAAGGATGAGGAGGAGGTGATCACCAATCAGCCGACGACCCTCATTCCACGTGGCTCCGTCGGGGCTCCAGCGCGGCAACCATAG
- a CDS encoding ABC transporter substrate-binding protein, whose protein sequence is MTSVCSIRRLAACALSALLALSVVPARAATLTPVRFVYDWPVADFDMVPIVVGQQMGFYEKHGLKVDVLFPPDATTTARMLATSRADIGFEATTDLVFAAQQGVPVVAIANFTQSNSWCLIGRPGETLDMSQLKGKSIGVFTDSWTKAMMGFVLKKANLQDTDVKQIIAQDDDIPLLLTKKIDFATNAAAYGLAEIVDGAKQQPTLACNDAIGVPNIPVWSFTAAPAWLKTNAATAKAWLAGTSDAIDWSIAHPKEAAAIFTKAYPPAGSLNYNVIGWTYTAGLMKGPDGYFKQNDTQWTVLPAALKDIGQIPAVKPPATYYTNDYLP, encoded by the coding sequence ATGACATCCGTTTGTTCGATACGACGCCTGGCTGCCTGCGCCCTCTCCGCCCTGCTCGCCCTATCGGTCGTGCCGGCGCGCGCAGCGACGCTGACGCCCGTGCGCTTCGTCTACGACTGGCCGGTGGCGGATTTCGACATGGTGCCCATCGTGGTTGGCCAGCAGATGGGTTTCTATGAGAAGCACGGCTTGAAGGTCGATGTGCTCTTCCCGCCTGACGCGACGACCACGGCGCGGATGCTCGCGACGTCACGGGCCGATATCGGCTTCGAGGCAACCACAGACCTCGTCTTCGCAGCGCAGCAGGGTGTGCCCGTCGTGGCCATTGCGAATTTCACACAGAGCAATAGCTGGTGCCTGATCGGCCGCCCCGGCGAAACCCTCGACATGAGCCAGTTGAAGGGCAAGTCCATCGGCGTCTTTACCGATTCATGGACCAAGGCGATGATGGGCTTCGTGCTCAAGAAGGCCAATCTGCAGGATACCGACGTCAAGCAGATTATTGCCCAGGATGACGATATTCCCCTGCTGCTGACAAAGAAGATCGACTTCGCGACCAACGCCGCCGCGTATGGTCTGGCCGAGATCGTCGATGGCGCCAAGCAGCAGCCGACGCTTGCTTGCAACGACGCGATCGGTGTGCCGAATATCCCGGTTTGGTCCTTCACGGCCGCGCCCGCCTGGCTGAAGACCAATGCCGCGACGGCCAAAGCCTGGCTTGCCGGCACCTCGGACGCGATCGACTGGAGCATCGCTCATCCCAAGGAAGCCGCCGCGATCTTCACCAAGGCCTATCCGCCCGCCGGCAGCCTCAATTACAACGTCATCGGCTGGACCTATACCGCGGGTCTGATGAAGGGGCCTGACGGCTACTTCAAGCAGAACGACACGCAGTGGACCGTGCTTCCCGCAGCGCTCAAGGACATCGGCCAGATCCCGGCCGTAAAGCCGCCGGCGACCTACTACACCAACGATTACCTGCCGTAA